The nucleotide window TCAaccaatgattttgttgaagctcaaATTTTTCGATGAAGGAACACCATTTCTCTTCAAAATCATCTATTGTGAACGTATCATAAACAACTTCTTTCATTGCAAACTTAATCCTTTTATAATCACCATACCCACTGAGTTTTTCggcaatttttttcattatatgcCATAAACACCACCTATGGCGAGTTGTAGGGAACACTTCCTCGATTGCATTTTGCATTGCCTTACATTGGTCACTCACAATAGCAACAGGGGGCTTTCCTAGCATACAACGAAGCCATGAATTAAAAAGCCATACAAACGACTCTGTGTCTTCTCCTGATAGCAACCCACATCCAAGTAATGTTGATTGACCATGGTGATTCACACCAACAAAAACAGCAAAAGGCATATCATATTTGTTAGTCAAATATGTTGTGTCGAAAGTTACAACATCTCCAAAATACTCATAAGCAGCCCTACTTCTTGCATCAGCCCAAAAGACATTCCTTACATGAAAATCGTCATCCAAATCTATTTCATAGAAGAAATTTGGATTTTGTTCCCTCATTTGacaaaaatagtttatcaagGCCTTGCCATCACCTTCTTTTCCAATTGCACGTCGTTCCTTGTTAACATAATTCCTCACATCTCTTTCATTAAATGGTACATTTTCATGCCCGCCTGCATCTTTAACAAGAGATTGAAAAGTCTTGTTGATCCTCACACCTGCATCATCATTGATTTGAATTGTCCTCTTTACATGCAAGTCCATATTCTTGTTAGCCTTGAACAGCCTTGCCTTTGTAGGGCTAGTATGATGAGAATGATTAGGCTCAAATTTGTTAATGTACCACAATCCATCTGCTTTCAACTTGATACAAATCTTAGCAGGACAACTTTTTCCCATTGTCGGACGTGTCTTCAATGTACATACACTTTTCGTCACTTCAGCCCGATCTCTTGTGCATGCAAGAATTAAGTAGCATACCTCCCCATCCTTTCCTTTTCTCGATGTTCTAATCTTCCAATCAAAACCCTTTCTCAAAGCATATTCTCTATAAAATGATTTAACATCATCTATGCTAGAAAAACACATATCTGTTTTAGGCTCCCACCATGCATcttcattttcaacattaaagtTGTCAACTTCTATGCCTTCATCATGAATACTACCACTATCCACAAAAGCATTTGGATTATCCATGAATGTTCAATTGTGGGGGCAATTGACACCCCAAATCTGCACAAAATAACTCAAAATGTAAGCATGGACTTCGTCGAGATAAGCACACATAATGTACCTCACATACTTTGTCATTagaaagaaacatttcaacacaACAGAAAAACATAACagaaatataagagaaaaattgtAATCAAAGGAGGGTATCAGATTTAAGTATTAGCAATGTCTAAGTCTGTAATCATGAAATTAAGTTGAGAAAATTAATATTGAGCATATTCATTATATAAAACCTGAATCAATTTCATTATTTAGTCAATTCAAAAATTTAGGGTTTGTGATTTAAAATTGGGGGAAAACGAAAATGATGAAGGAACCATCTCACCCCATGATAAAAATGGAAGAATGAAGTAATGAAATGAGATAATAAGTgggaataaaacaaaaatgatttgggtttaagattttttttcctatctATTTATGAATCAAACCAACGTTTTCCTCAACCAAGGTAAAACAATAACTACAAGCTACTAAAATTCTAAAAACAAGAGTAGAGAAAGGAAAGAACCTGAGCATGAAAACGAGGAGGAACAGTGGAGGAATACGGTGTTACGGCGGTAGCTGGAGTGACCGAAATAGCATGAGAGGCTGGCACTGCACAAAGATGAAGGAGTGACGAGAAATTATTAGTGAATGAAAGATTATTTGTTCTTGGTAATGGGAAATGACTGAATCAGAAAGAGGGAACTCAAAAGAAACAAGAGGGAAAAAGAAACGAGGGaaagaaggaaagaagaaaagaaggaaagaaggagaaaataaatgtaaaaaaatatatgtattaggTAACAGTGAATGGTGTTGTATATTTGTCTCCACTTTTGTGTATGATTATCATTTCTGTATTGTTAATGATTTAACACTTTTTGTAGTGACAACTGCAAAACATCAATATTCGACTACCACAGGAGCTGTAAAGAATGCTCTTTTAACATTTGTCTTCTTTGTTGTTGTGAGCAAAACCGTTTGCGTAAAGAGGAgaattcttattttatttgtctgTGGTGCTATTTTTGTTTTACATCAGTACATTGCATTATGTTCTATTAGAAGGTTGTAACACACACTCAATactatagtatatatataaaataaatgtttttttatgtcaCGTGTCACTTCTACGTttattcttaatattttttatttttctgtttttttaaagtgaaattATCTATTTAGCATAAATATCTGAACAAACTACATGTATTACTTTCatcttatccaaaaaaaaattgtttaaacttttaattaatttataatatatttcatagcataaatatttcaacaaacaattaatagaaaatctttttgtcaaaaaaaattaatagaaaatcTTATCTTGAAGTCCTAATTTTTATAAAGTCTTCAATTAATTATTactttatcttttaaatttagTAGTATTTATTCCTTtcttaacattttattttgcaatGACCATAAATAAAAGTCATACCAATCTCTATGTAGGTATTTATCTTTCGAATTATGTCTTCACACATGGATAACTTTATGTTATTGTCtcttgtaacagcccgatttttagctagatttattttaattatttttattatgtgttttatatgtttatgtgtgatttatcatcattgggtgcattttcatggattttcgtattagaagggtattttggtaattttgtgaggacgggtaaaattataatttttagtgggaattgcttttagtaattagtgagaatggttatttcattaagttactagagaaagtcgagattttaccgttagtggcattttaccgttattaattaaaatatcgtttggagtgtagtaatatttttggtttgaatagaaatggataaagcccactagaaactaagttaagcccattagtggagataacactagggttgtgttagaagaatcaattcattcatttcacaaaaatatttctagagagagaaagaggtgaagagaagaggaaaagggttttggagagaagagctttagaaatcaagtgggtgacttaggagctgaattgaagcaagagtttgggttaatcttcttctaaggtaagggggttagttattagtataatcatgtacaatttttgcattttctcatgttgtatgaaaatgggttgatgaacaattgttgctaaattcgtgctcttgttgtgatgctattttcttgtgcatgaattgatgattatggtatgtttgtgggtgaaattacatgtttcaaagtatgtataaatgttaagttatgaaattatacttaattgatgaaatttgatatgttttgattgaaatgagatgtaaatcatatgtaattgatgttgttgttgctgagatatgttgttgattatgatttatggcttgggtgttcatatatcataattgttgatgagaaataagatgttggtggtggttttgtgaaattgatgaagttgagttaagtgttcatgtgaaggaccaaattgaactttgatatttatggttgttgactgaaattttgttattgttggatgaattgaatctaggagaatttctgttttcatgttgtggttatgttagttgagttgttgggagaaaacgggtttttcatgtgaaatgtcgatgtttaagcgttctcgccaataagtgattatgtgaggttttggaaaatgacttttgggatggttgaaacatgaaatttttgtagattatgatagtgccaagtgttaggagcatgtaggcgaaaactgcatcgaaaacggattaacggtttgatttttatgcgcgaaaacgtagaagttgaattttgcatagtctgctactgtcaaaatcatgaagcgatcttacagatcgtgaggtgattttgacagaaacaacaaattttctgcATAGCCTGATGTTGTCGAATCATGAAGCAATTTcgcaaatcatgaggcgattttgacagcaacatcaaatttttctactcagtctgatgctgtcaaaatcatgaagcgatcttacgAGTCATGAAGTGATTATGACGgcctagaaaccttaaaaatgcaattttatttgatccaattgtttccaaacttatttttatgtatagggactttatcctaatcatctaggggtgtttttatggaagaaTTAACCATGTGAAAGGGGGGTCTAGTGAATCTTTATGTCGTACtgtcttatgaattgttgtgaccattcttgtatgactaagtgaagttgtatgaatgaatgattgtattttggatatgataatTATCATGAGAGGTGTATGCCATCTTACTTAAGATGTAAGGAATGTTTGAATttgtgaaactatatgtgatagttgatgattgaatgac belongs to Medicago truncatula cultivar Jemalong A17 chromosome 6, MtrunA17r5.0-ANR, whole genome shotgun sequence and includes:
- the LOC112422790 gene encoding protein FAR1-RELATED SEQUENCE 5-like, which gives rise to MDNPNAFVDSGSIHDEGIEVDNFNVENEDAWWEPKTDMCFSSIDDVKSFYREYALRKGFDWKIRTSRKGKDGEVCYLILACTRDRAEVTKSVCTLKTRPTMGKSCPAKICIKLKADGLWYINKFEPNHSHHTSPTKARLFKANKNMDLHVKRTIQINDDAGVRINKTFQSLVKDAGGHENVPFNERDVRNYVNKERRAIGKEGDGKALINYFCQMREQNPNFFYEIDLDDDFHVRNVFWADARSRAAYEYFGDVVTFDTTYLTNKYDMPFAVFVGVNHHGQSTLLGCGLLSGEDTESFVWLFNSWLRCMLGKPPVAIVSDQCKAMQNAIEEVFPTTRHRWCLWHIMKKIAEKLSGYGDYKRIKFAMKEVVYDTFTIDDFEEKWCSFIEKFELQQNHWLSGLYKERHRWVPTLLRKYFWAGMSTTQRSESIHAFFDGYINSTTSLNQFMKQYDNALRSRAEKEFEADFNSMNTTISCGSNSSIEKQFQGEYTHAKFKEVQAEFRSKMNCAYSLNTVEGCFATYHVLEDVLVGDRTKEHVFKVVFNRENHDLNCECSLFEFRGILCRHVLCVCAQERVKNVPEKYVVARWNKNIKRKHTYIKSSYCVTQLKPQMDRFDKLCKHFYEVAEVAAEFEDTSKDLHEILHHFTSDLPTRNATTENVK